Proteins from a genomic interval of Oscillospiraceae bacterium:
- a CDS encoding C-GCAxxG-C-C family protein has product MSKHSDSAKELFMKGYNCAQSVFAAFCDETGLDFETALKLSSSFGGGMGRLREVCGALSSVFMIVGIKYGYTSPDDKETKAEHYKLIQSLAKKFEDVNGSLLCRELLGLKEKHSSPVPEERTEVYYVKRPCAELVEYAAKLLDEYIESRNSEKMN; this is encoded by the coding sequence ATGAGTAAGCATTCCGATTCAGCCAAAGAGCTGTTTATGAAGGGTTATAACTGTGCCCAGTCTGTTTTTGCCGCATTCTGCGATGAAACCGGACTTGATTTTGAAACTGCTTTAAAGCTTTCCTCTTCCTTTGGAGGAGGAATGGGAAGACTGCGTGAAGTATGCGGCGCATTAAGCAGCGTGTTTATGATAGTGGGAATCAAATACGGTTATACCTCTCCTGACGACAAAGAGACAAAAGCGGAGCATTATAAGCTGATACAATCGCTGGCAAAAAAATTCGAGGATGTAAACGGCTCTCTGCTTTGCAGAGAATTGTTAGGGCTTAAAGAAAAACACAGCAGCCCCGTACCCGAAGAAAGAACAGAGGTTTATTATGTAAAGCGTCCGTGCGCGGAGCTTGTGGAATACGCCGCGAAATTATTAGATGAATATATTGAATCAAGAAATTCGGAGAAAATGAATTGA